The Canis lupus familiaris isolate Mischka breed German Shepherd chromosome 5, alternate assembly UU_Cfam_GSD_1.0, whole genome shotgun sequence region TTCCCTCACTACAGAGCAAAATAGCCTGGCAAGGAATGTGAACAGTTTCTCTGCACTGTGGTTTTTTAATCTGTAAACTGGTATTCAAGACAGTATACACCTTCCAAAATTGTTCTGAGGATTAAGTGGTTCCTTGGCAGACCCTgagcccagtgcccagcacagagcaggcaTGTGGTATATGCCGGCTGCCTGACAGGATTCTGGCCCCAGCTTCACTGGGAGACCTACTGTCAACCCTCATTTGTTCTGTCTTGCTGGGTTTCAATTTCTCTTCTGGGTAGGAGTTAAGGGAGCAGCTGGAACCTCTAAGGAGTGGCTTGGAAACTTCTCAGTCCAAAAGTTCAGGAGCTTCTAGAAGATACaagaaattttctaaaaatgagagGGCTGTGAGTCCTTGGAAGGACTTGGCCATGAGCCGTTCTCAATCTATAGAACGTGAGTGCTCTGGCGGATATTCTGAGATGCCTATCCTGCtcatatattttgggtactactTTCCTCCACTCTCACTTCCAACTCAAGTCTGAGGAACCTGGAAGCAGCCCTTTCTCTTGGCAGAAGGGTCAGAGAGCATACAGGCCAGTGTTGACCTAGGATTTGACAACCTGAAACCTCTGGAGACTCTGGATGGGAATGGACTGGAGATGGGCATCTGCTACCCTCCTTGTCTCCACTTCTCTGTCAGCTTAGAGATCATGTTGGAGCATCAGACTAGGAAAGAGTCCAGGCCTACCACTTCTGCTAGTTTTATGACTGTTGGCAAATCATTTCACCTCTGAGGcttactttcctcatttgtaaagtggggataagAAAGTATGCTCCCCAAAACTGGTATGCAGGTCAGATGAGGTGATGGATGGAAAAGGACTTAGCATTTACAGTGAGTATCCATAAATACATGTTGGATTGCAAAAAGGATCAGGCCTGAAGAGGCCTCAGGGTAAATTATTTGGTTTTAGTCCTTCCTAGCAGATTTTCCCTGAGAGAGTAGAAGAGCTGTGGACAGGTATTCAAGTATTTGACTTTACTTCCAGCCAGGCCACCCAGCAAAGGAAAGTCCAGGATCTAGACCTACCAGGCCCTAGCTCATGCTTGACCTCTACCAAAGGAgacagcccctccccacccattgTGATAGATCCTCTGTGGTCCCACAGAGGTATAAGAGATCAAGTggcctgatttcttttctttccctctgcaggTATAGCCTTCACAGACCTCCCGGTAAGTACTGTTATTGGGTCTCTTCCCTTTGGGCTCTTGGGGGCTGACTGGGATGGAGCATGGTGGAACCTGCAAGTGCAGGGTGTGGAGTCTGGCCCTTTCCCCAAACAGGGATGTATGCTGTGCTGTCAGCTTGAGAGTACCAGTAGGGGTACCTCCTGgccttcttctctctccagcAGCAAGGCCTGGTCTTCCTCCATGACTCTTAGCAGGTGACAGTGATTTGTGGCATTTCCAAAGGCAGCTGGGGGGGGATGGTATGGGTGGAGATGAGGGTAATAACTCCATGGCTCATCTGGTCTGGGCCAATTCTGTGCGGCTTACAGCCAGTGGACTGGGGTGTATAAAGAATCGTTCTAAACTGCTAGGGAGCCCAGTCCCAGTGACTACTCATCAGAGATCCCTAAGGAAGGCCACTACCCTAGGGACTAGGCCTGCTACCACACAGGGTATGCTCAAGCCAGAGAGGTGAGCTTTGTGGGGTTTTCTCTTCTTAGAAAAGGGTGAGGTTTCCTGTTGGCTTAGTTCAGGGCTCATCCCCATCTTCTGTGCCCCAGTCCTTCATTATTATGAGTCATCACAAACCTTGTCACATGCAAGGCCTCCACCCAGACTGCTGGGAGCCTGGCCTGGTTCTCTGTGCCCTGGCTGGGTTCTAGAAAgaggaaaagtttgctgactgGTGGTTGTCTTGGGATCCTGAGCACCCCTGTGATGCCCTAGGAAATGCCCTTGCCATCTGTCTGGCCCTCTGGAGCCCAGCCTGCAGCATCCAAGCTCCTATTACAAATTCTTACCTGTAGATCAGAATCCTTCTGATCTGACCCCAGAGAAGGGCTGAAGTCCTAGGCAAATAGAAAGACAGGAGAATTCTTACCCTGTCTAGGGAATCGTCTAGTTGTGGAGACGTGACATAAAATAAGCAGACACGAATGTGGGTAGTTGCCAGGTGCTAAGAAGTGCATGGCTGCTCCAAGGTGGGGAGCATCACCGAGGGCAGTGACGGTCCAGGAAGTCTTGCTGGAGGGGATGAGCTTTGCCTGTGGCACAGAGGttgggaggggaaaggaaggaagcaagaggTCTTAGGATTCAGAGCTTATGGCAGGCTGAACCCAGTGTGCAGTAAAGGCATGTGATACTCAGAAATGACACATGACCTGAGGTTGGAACGTGGAAGAGAGGACTGGGGGCCCAGTGACCTTGAGGAGGCGGCTGGCGAGACACTGCTCAGTAGCAGTGCAGAGCCACAGGAAGCATTGAGGGAGGGAATGATCTGGTTAAGTTGGCCATGGCAGGCAATGCGTGGAAACCAGGGAGCCCCACCGCCCATGGAGGGATATGCCCAAACCTCACTAGCCAGAAGATCCTCCTTTTAGTGTGCCTCTGACAGGAAGGACAGTGGCTTCTCTTTACCCTTTGCCAGCATCTGGGGGTTCCAAACCACCTACCCCTTTTGCCAtgttctcctcctccccactttcCTTTCCTGTCACCCCTATCCCTTCCTGCCCTGTCATATAGTCCTTTTTTGGTGGCAAAGGGATCCTTGATTGTAGATCATTCTGAAAGGAGCCATTAGCCACCTGTGTAGCAGATCTTCATGGGCATGCCTGCAGGGTCATGGAGCTATTAGCCACCTGTGTAGCAGATCTTCATGGGCACGCCTGCAGGGTCGTGGAGCCTGGCCTACCTTTGTGTGCCCCGGCTGAGCCCCAAAGGGGAACCTTGGGCTTTGGGGACACCATAGCCTCTGTTGCAGGGCAGGAGACTCCACTTTGAGCTtggcttgcttttcttttgctttctgtccTTAAGCTCTGGGGAATGGTGTCTCTGGTAGGGAGGTGGGCAGTATGTGGCTTAGTCCCACCTCCTTCAGCCTTGCAAGTCTTTCAAAAGCTGGAGTAGTGGCCTGCAGGAGCCAGCGCCTTCCCTCTCTGCACCAGAGGTAAGGCGATGCCCTGCTGCCCCATTGCCCTCAGGGCCCAACTGACATTTCATTCTCCTCCTCAGGCCAACCTCTACCCCACCGTAGGCCTGCAGACACCTGGGGAGATTGTGGACGCCAACTTTGGGCAGCAGCCCTTCCTGTTTGACATTGAGGACTACATGCGGGAGTGGCGTGCCAAGGTCCAAGGCACTGTGCACTGCTTCCCCATCAGTGCCCGGCTTGGCGAGTGGCAGGCGGTGCTGCAGAAGTGAGTGCCCCACTCCCGCCCTTACCCAGCGCTGGCCCATCCCAGGGGCCTCACTCTGCTATAGGCCCCTGTACCTCTTCAGGCTGCCCTTATGAACTCCAGTGGTAGCCGTTCCCTCTGGAAAGCACTCCCAGGGTgactctgcctgctgctctcctgcTTTCCTCTTACTGAACAGACAGCTTCTGCTCAGTTCTCTAGTTCTATTCCTAATTAAGCCTTTGCCTCCCTCAACTAGATTGGAAGGCTCTGCATGTAATGTAGTATCACCAGCAGAGCTGTTTTCCTTCCCAGGTCATTTTGCAGAGGATGTACTAGGATGCCCCATGGTCTCTTCATCTTTGGACTCTTTTTTACACAATAGGGAATATCCATCATGCTGTGACTCTGGCCTGAGGTCATCTCTCAGGGTCATCATCCATCTAAGTCCCACGCATTCATGGCAGCAGTGGCCAGAAGAGAATCTTAATGAGGCCAGCCTGTCTGGCTCTTGGATGATTAGTTTCCAAACTGTCCGGGAAGCCAGTCTTGATAAGAATCTGAAGGGAGGCAAGGTTTGGGTCTCTCTTCTACATGCCAGCTGCAGGCCTGAGTGAGGCAATAACCAGTACCCACTGAGCTAGGAGGTGGGTGAGCTTGTTAGCTTGGCTTCCAAGGGTGGACAGAGAATGGCTGGGCTTCCACTAGCCCTGATTATTGCCTTGCAAAGGCACACAGGTAGCACAGTCtcttgggtggggtggggtggggtggggtggggtggggttgcaCACTGGGTTCTTCATGCAGTCTTCCTTTCTTAAAGGATTGATACAGAGGCAGGCCATGGGGCAGGGCTGAGGCAGAGGTTAGGTGGCCAGACCCTTCTCAGGAAGAGCAGCACTGTTTTGTTTTCAGCTCTCAGAGCTACTGAGAAGCTCTTCCTTGGAGGGAAGTCAGTAGTCAGTACGGTGCCAGTCCCTAAGCAGGCTTGCTGGGACAGGCAATGGGAGAGGTGGAGCTGCCGCAGCTGTGTTGAGCAGGGAATGATACTCTCAGCTTACAGTGTGcttatatgtgtttatatgtgtgcTGGTGTGTGTTCATATGTAGTATTTGCCAAGACTGACAAATAACTTGTATCCTGTGATTTCATGCAACTTCATTTTATGAACATTGTTAATGGCTGGATTATCTTGGAGACGAATTTACCACAAGCTCCTTGGCCAGCTTCCCTTGGTGGGAGGTTGAGGttatttcctctcttttgctTGTATAGGCAACCCTTTTTAAGTAAAGAGCTTTTCACACTTAAGATTATTTTCTTGGTGTCCTTTcaagaagtagaattactgagtCACTGGACTGTACATATTAGTGGCTCCTGATGTGCATGTGGACTCATCTGAACCATGTTTTGTCAAAAATGTTTGCCCTTGTGTTTATAATAACATAGTTATTATAATTATCTGGAGTGTAAGATAAGTACATAATTTCATAATCAGAGGtttatttcattgactttttacTCTATGCTAGGCACTCCCTACGTATCATCTCATTTACTCCTTAAAACCTGAGGGGACACAGCTGAACTTCTGTGCCTTTCACATTTGTGTTTGGCAATTACAGTAATGACACTGGACACATGTTTATACCAAGGGATTCACTTCTGTGCATATCAGATGTGAGGGCTCCCCCTTCTGCTCTACATGggtgtgtatgcacatatacacacatgtgccaCCGCTCAGCCAGCTGCGAGTGGGATCAAATGGCTACTGAGTGTTGCACTCGTCCAGGTCATTCCCCGAAGATTGTGCTCCTATTGGCCCTGTTGTTGCCTGTATCTTGGCTTCTTGGGCCCCTGACTTGTGGTGTATGGTAGAGTAGCTTGGGTCACGGGTTAGCTCCCCATCACCCTCTAGAGCCAGCACTCCTGAAGGCCAGGTTCACCTGCTGAGCTGGAATGCTTAATGCTGGGCATGTGGGACGGTCTGCAGAGGAGCCCCTCTATCTATAGAAGGCACTCACATGGCACACATCACTTCTGTCTGGGCAGCTCCTAAACTGCTTGGCTGGCTGCCACTCCAGGAAGCCTCAGAGACACTCTTGGCCATCTCTGGGCTTGGCCACAGTTCACAGGAGGCAGCCGCTGCTGTAAGGAGACGGTATGTGCCTCTGCGACTGTTTTTGTTACCGTACTTGCCCACTTGTTGGCAGCATATTCCAGAGAAACTGCAGCCCCTCCTCCAAGCCATGAGAACAGCTGTGGGGCCTACCCCCTCCGCAGCCTGACTTGCATGAGCACCGGgggatgtttttattttgttgcagcctctttttttttttttttttttaatttttatttatttgtgatagtcacagagagagagagagaatgaggcagagacacaggcagagcgagaagcaggctccatgcaccgggagcccgacgtgggattcgatcccgggtctccaggatcgcgccctgggccaaaggcaggcgccaaactgctgcgccacccagggatcccctattatagCCTCTTTATTCTCGTTCTATGGAGGTTGCACCTCCAAGATGTGTTTCAGGAAGCCCAAACAGGGAGGTAGCTGGTCCTATCAGATGATCAGTGAGAAATGCAGTTCTAGAGTGTCACCTTgagcatttcctttcttctagcaTGGTCTCATCTTACCTGGTGCATCATGGGTATTGTGCCACAGCCACGGCTTTTGCCCGAATGACTGAAACCCCGATTCAGGAAGAACAAGCATCCATAAAGAACAGACAAAGTAAGGTTgattctcctctcccctctccctccttccctcacctgTCCCTAACTCTGCTCTCTGGCTTGTGCCAGCCTCGGGTAACCTGTCAGGAGTCCATTCGGCTCTGGCCCTGCCCAGCCAGTACAGCCCCAggctctgcttctgcccctccttcaaGACAGCGCTGCCCAGGCGGACAGCCCGGCAGCATGGGAATGAGTGCCTCAGTGCGGCCTCCCTGCTGCACACTCTGATGGCCCGGCCCAGGCTGGGGCCCGGCATGGCTGACTCTCACTCCTCtgtgcctgttttccttcccccGAATCCTGGATTCTAACAGCCTCCTGCTCCTAGTCTTCTGGAAGAATGTGTTTGCATCTTAGCAAACCAATGTCTTGCCTTTCCCCTTTACTCAGCTTTAGTCGTTATGTCTGTTCCTGGCCAGAGAAAGGATTGACGTAGTCAGACAGGGTGAAGGCTGGTTCTCAGTGGCTGCTGGGGTAGcacctctctctgcttccacctCTGGTCCTGCGTTTTACAGACCACCAAAGGAAGGAGCCAAAGGAAACTATACTGGCCTGTAATGTGTTTGGGGCTCTTTTGTGGAAAGAGGGTGCTGGGAAAGAGGAAACAGAGCCCAGAGAGGAgataggaagagaagaggagagtgaAGGAGAGCaggtgtgtgtggatgtgtatgtctgtgtgtgcctgcttgtgtctctgaacCTGTCGTctctgtgtatgtgcatgtgtccGTGTCTCCCAGAGAAGCTCCGCCCAGCCAGCCAGATGGAAAGGGATCCCAGACTTGGGATCTACAAATGAGAACCTCAGACCCAGAAGTCGCTCCCAGCAAGATACACCAGGCCCCAGAGCAAGAGCAAGATGCTGATGGCCTGAGAGGTGTCAACATCAGAGATGCCAGTGTGAGGAGGGTGACCTCCTCTCCCAGCAGGGAGCATGCTGAAGCCTCTGAAGATTGCCAAGACTTGGGGCCTGGCCTAGAAACCATTGTGCTCCCATTGCCACCCCATTGTGAGGCCTGAAAGGAGAGAAGTCTGTCTGAAGAGGAGCACCTAGGGATACCAAGCAGCCTGGGTGCCCAGCTCCAGATCATGCCCCCAGAGCCAGAGCCCCTCCCCATGCCCGGGGCCCTGGCTGTCTGACCTCCATAGGAGCAGGCCTCCACATTTGTTCTCCTGCCTCTGCATTGAGTcctgcctctgtttccctctgtcATTCTTTGAGGACTCCCTGAAACTTGGCAGAAACCAGGGTCTGTTGTGGGGCTGGGAGGCCAGGTTCTTTCTTCAACCTCTTCTGTGAGCATCTCAACCAGGCATGCCATTTTGAGCCAGCCCACCTGACTGTTGGCTAGACCATGCTTGGGGCTGGTAGTGTGCAGGCATGTGGCTGTGAAGAAGGTCTGCAGCCCTTCACTCACTGCCATACTCTTGCTCTCTGCAGAGATCCAGAAGCTGGTGCTGGAGGGCCGTGTGGGTGAGGCCATTGAGACCACACAGCACTTCTATCCAGGACTGCTGGAACATAACCCTAACCTGCTCTTCATGCTCAAGTAAGTTTTGAGCACCACCAGTTCCCTCCTAGCCCAGCCCCTCTCAGCTGGTGGTGGGAACATATGGCCCAGACCAAGCCCAGAGCATTGCCGCTCTGCTCCCTCTGCAGGTGCCGACAATTTGTGGAGATGGTGAATGGGACTGACAGTGAGGTCCGCAGCTTGAGCTCCCGAAGTCCCAAGTCCCAGGACAGCTACCCTGGctcccccagcctcagcccccgACACGGCCCTAGTAGTTCCCACATGCACAACACAGGTCAGCCACTCTCCAGAGGGCTCGGGGAAGCACTGGTGTGGAGAAGGAAGGCCACCTACATGCCCTTCCCTGGGCTTGGCTCAGGGCCCAATGTTGGATGtgggggaagggaaatggaaCCACTGTGGTTATTCCTGGGGCCCCATTATGGCAAACTGCCCCACCTCTTCTGACTGTCCCCTGGTTTCCAGGAGCAGACAGTCCCAGCTGCAGCAATGGCATCGCATCCTCGAAGAGCAAACAGAACCACAGTAAATACCCTGCACCCagctcctcttcttcctcctcgtcttcctcatcctcctcatccCCATCATCTGTCAATTACTCCGAGTCCAACTCAACAGATTCCACCAAGTCCCAGCCCCGCAGCAGCACCAGTAACCAGGAGACCAGGTGCCTGTCCTGCTCTGCTTCCTCTGTGCCAGCTGGGCTCACTGTAGCCTGTTTTGAGTGCCACACCCCATGCTCTAAatcccccacctccatccctggTCTGTGCCTGGAGTAGCTGCTACTGACTTGCCAGGCCAGGCATTGACTCCAGCTTCTGGCGCTACCTGTGGCCTAGCTACCACTTTCCTCAGCCCTGACTTTCTCAAGAGACACTGCCAGACTGAGATAACGCCAGGGTGAGGATGTCTCCTCACGGGAGACCAGGCCTAGCAGAACCCCTAGGATCTACACTGAAGAAGCGTTTACTGGGTATGGCTTGAGATCAGACAGATGGGGCAGCAGAGTAAAGTTTTAGGCTGTAGACTACAGGTGGCTTTCAGCAGCCCCCAGGCATATCTCAGTGCTTGACCTGAGTTTGGTGCCTAGAGATACTTCTCAGGGGTCCCTGGTcactggggatgggggaggaatgGGTAGAAGGGATGTGCCAACTCAGACAAAGGCCAGGAAGAGGAAAGCCACAGAGGCAGCATTGAGACAAGAGTGAAAATC contains the following coding sequences:
- the RANBP10 gene encoding ran-binding protein 10 isoform X2; protein product: MREWRAKVQGTVHCFPISARLGEWQAVLQNMVSSYLVHHGYCATATAFARMTETPIQEEQASIKNRQKIQKLVLEGRVGEAIETTQHFYPGLLEHNPNLLFMLKCRQFVEMVNGTDSEVRSLSSRSPKSQDSYPGSPSLSPRHGPSSSHMHNTGADSPSCSNGIASSKSKQNHSKYPAPSSSSSSSSSSSSSSPSSVNYSESNSTDSTKSQPRSSTSNQETSDSEMEMEAEHYPNGVLESVSTRIVNGAYKHEDLQTDESSMDDGHPRRQLCGGNQAATERIILFGRELQALSEQLGREYGKNLAHTEMLQDAFSLLAYSDPWSCPVGQQLDPIQREPVCAALNSAILESQNLPKQPPLMLALGQASECLRLMARAGLGSCSFARVDDYLH